One genomic region from Fictibacillus marinisediminis encodes:
- the asd gene encoding archaetidylserine decarboxylase (Phosphatidylserine decarboxylase is synthesized as a single chain precursor. Generation of the pyruvoyl active site from a Ser is coupled to cleavage of a Gly-Ser bond between the larger (beta) and smaller (alpha chains). It is an integral membrane protein.), producing MKHRVAKVFISMLPQNGISRIAGSLGRTKMSKWYVKPYAKMYDINLSEIEKPIQDYKHLTEFFSRKLKINARPIDNSADSIISPVDGVVSQFGRIQKGTIIQAKGIDYSVHSLLGEAKEDFEEGSFVTIYLSPKDYHRIHMPLDGKITSSTYIPGRLFPVNDIGVNHVKGLFTKNERLVTYADTKAGEIAIVKVGAFIVGSVQVAYCEPYKRARKKVLKTEHPSERYKKGEEIGHFEFGSTVILIFQNGKMELDPSVKAGSAVKMGQRIGKIKAR from the coding sequence GTGAAACATAGAGTAGCAAAGGTTTTTATTTCCATGCTTCCGCAAAATGGGATCTCCCGTATTGCTGGTTCCTTGGGAAGAACAAAAATGAGCAAATGGTATGTTAAACCATATGCCAAAATGTATGACATTAACTTATCAGAAATTGAAAAACCAATACAGGACTATAAGCACCTTACTGAATTTTTTTCAAGAAAATTAAAGATCAATGCGCGCCCGATCGATAATTCGGCTGACTCGATCATTTCTCCGGTTGACGGAGTGGTATCTCAGTTTGGACGAATTCAAAAGGGGACGATCATCCAGGCGAAAGGAATCGATTATTCGGTTCATTCTTTATTGGGTGAGGCGAAAGAGGACTTTGAAGAAGGAAGCTTTGTAACGATCTATTTAAGTCCAAAAGATTATCACCGCATCCATATGCCGCTTGACGGAAAAATCACTTCGAGCACGTATATTCCGGGGCGTCTGTTTCCTGTCAACGATATCGGCGTTAATCATGTCAAAGGGCTCTTTACAAAAAATGAAAGACTCGTCACCTATGCTGACACAAAAGCAGGGGAGATCGCCATCGTGAAGGTTGGAGCATTCATCGTCGGAAGTGTGCAAGTGGCATACTGCGAGCCGTATAAACGGGCAAGAAAAAAGGTGCTAAAAACGGAGCATCCCTCTGAACGATATAAAAAAGGGGAAGAAATCGGCCATTTTGAATTCGGTTCGACCGTCATCTTAATCTTTCAAAACGGAAAAATGGAGCTCGATCCATCTGTCAAAGCCGGCTCAGCTGTTAAAATGGGCCAAAGAATAGGAAAGATTAAAGCCCGTTAA
- a CDS encoding uracil-DNA glycosylase family protein, protein MDLLTMEQLFQQAKANFSVSDVISPHVRILFILESPHREEIKHHIPLAGSSGRSVSKVLFEGKQSLPFGLLLKENSDKKPYCHLGILNVCPFPLQSAAIPDSKWGDSHPEFVRAAEKVRVGNDKDVYRDETWNAFQEVMQQDFNQRLTELVNQPLVIVPCGRFAQKQFRLADVQSSHWKVVSDVPHPSYNSWSKDRYSAQIAEVTEAVGYI, encoded by the coding sequence ATGGACTTATTAACGATGGAACAATTATTTCAGCAGGCGAAGGCGAATTTTTCAGTGTCCGACGTCATATCACCTCATGTGCGAATTCTGTTTATCCTCGAGTCCCCGCATCGGGAGGAAATCAAACATCATATACCGTTGGCCGGTTCATCAGGGAGATCGGTAAGCAAAGTTTTATTTGAAGGGAAACAAAGCCTGCCGTTTGGATTGCTGCTGAAAGAAAATAGCGATAAGAAACCTTATTGCCATCTTGGCATCTTGAATGTTTGCCCGTTTCCGCTGCAGAGCGCAGCGATTCCAGATAGCAAATGGGGTGATAGCCACCCTGAATTTGTGCGTGCTGCAGAAAAAGTCCGTGTGGGGAATGATAAAGATGTGTACAGGGACGAAACATGGAATGCTTTCCAGGAAGTCATGCAGCAGGATTTTAACCAAAGGTTAACCGAACTTGTCAATCAGCCTTTGGTCATCGTCCCGTGCGGACGGTTTGCACAGAAACAGTTCCGGCTTGCTGATGTCCAGTCTTCCCACTGGAAAGTTGTCAGCGATGTCCCTCATCCTTCCTATAATTCCTGGTCAAAGGATCGGTATAGTGCACAGATCGCCGAAGTTACTGAGGCCGTGGGTTACATTTAA
- a CDS encoding Na+/H+ antiporter NhaC family protein codes for MNQTWLSIIPFLVVIPIAVKTRQVLPGLFIGFLAGCYLLEPSLIGGLKKMITFVIEGLTDKSNLKILMFLYAFSGLVGIIKLSGGIRGFVEAASSRIQTKKGALFLTYVSTIGTFSAPSFRFVTIAPIMRSLMKKVKMSTQELGFVIETTATPIIVLIPIATAFVGYMTSIVDMALENEKIKGDAYSLFIQSIPYNFFSIVMIILGIYLSFFHHSSSKPMSSNESIETEEDDWHNCDPAVSKDLPVKPWNLLIPLIIAVSLTLFLTWWDGSKKSEGFFNAFIKADVLNAMVMALIITILFSFVYCRFQGVKTGPLMEGFIAGGNELMSVIVLLTVVWGLSSVTDKLGFSRFITDHSGWIPSAFVTPALFVFGAAVSYFIGSAWGTWGILMPLGISMSQAAGISLPLVIGAVFASGTFGAFASPLSDDTNTIARILNLPVIDYAKYKLKPALIAAGITAVLYGVSMLFFF; via the coding sequence ATGAATCAAACTTGGCTGTCCATCATACCTTTTCTTGTTGTCATTCCCATAGCGGTTAAAACGAGGCAAGTTCTGCCGGGCTTATTTATCGGCTTTCTGGCGGGCTGCTACCTGTTGGAGCCTTCCCTCATCGGCGGACTCAAAAAAATGATCACTTTTGTCATTGAGGGCTTAACCGATAAAAGCAACCTGAAAATCCTAATGTTTCTTTACGCTTTTTCAGGACTGGTCGGCATCATTAAACTTTCAGGCGGTATTCGGGGTTTCGTAGAAGCAGCCTCTTCAAGGATCCAGACAAAAAAAGGAGCGTTGTTCTTAACTTACGTTTCTACGATCGGCACATTCAGCGCACCCAGCTTCCGGTTCGTAACCATTGCTCCAATCATGAGGTCATTGATGAAAAAAGTAAAAATGTCTACTCAGGAATTGGGGTTTGTCATCGAAACTACAGCGACGCCGATCATTGTACTCATCCCGATCGCGACCGCTTTTGTAGGCTATATGACTTCCATCGTTGATATGGCTTTAGAGAATGAAAAGATAAAAGGCGATGCCTATTCCCTCTTTATCCAAAGCATTCCCTATAATTTTTTTTCAATTGTTATGATCATTCTTGGCATTTATTTAAGCTTTTTCCACCATTCCAGCTCAAAGCCCATGAGCAGCAATGAGTCCATCGAAACTGAGGAAGATGACTGGCATAACTGTGACCCTGCTGTATCAAAAGATCTTCCCGTCAAGCCGTGGAACTTGCTCATTCCGTTGATTATTGCCGTTTCTCTCACATTATTCCTCACTTGGTGGGACGGGAGCAAAAAAAGTGAAGGATTCTTTAACGCCTTCATTAAAGCGGATGTGCTAAATGCCATGGTGATGGCTCTTATCATCACCATATTGTTTTCGTTCGTCTACTGCCGATTTCAAGGGGTGAAAACGGGGCCTTTGATGGAGGGCTTCATTGCCGGCGGAAATGAGCTGATGTCTGTTATCGTACTGCTTACCGTCGTCTGGGGCTTGTCCTCCGTGACCGACAAACTGGGATTCTCGCGGTTTATTACCGACCATTCAGGATGGATTCCTTCCGCATTCGTGACTCCTGCTCTATTCGTTTTCGGTGCAGCAGTGTCCTATTTTATTGGTTCAGCCTGGGGAACATGGGGCATCCTGATGCCGCTCGGGATCTCCATGTCCCAAGCTGCCGGCATCTCCCTTCCTCTTGTGATCGGAGCTGTATTTGCGAGTGGAACGTTCGGAGCCTTTGCATCACCGCTCAGTGATGATACGAACACGATCGCCCGGATATTGAATCTTCCAGTCATTGATTATGCGAAATACAAACTGAAGCCCGCGCTTATTGCTGCAGGAATTACTGCCGTCCTGTATGGTGTAAGCATGCTTTTCTTTTTTTAA
- a CDS encoding DEAD/DEAH box helicase, which produces MTTFSELGLSPELLKSINNMGFEEATPIQRDTIPTALNGTDLIGQAQTGTGKTAAFGIPLIEKIDVKARKIQGIVLAPTRELAVQVGEELNKIGQFKGIKTLPIYGGQSIVRQIKALKNNPHIIVGTPGRVIDHINRKTLKLEDVHTVVLDEADEMLNMGFIEDIETILENVPTERHTMLFSATMPKQIQKLAERFMKDVLVIRVKASEMTVKSIEQEYVEVKEKQKFDALTRLLDIQSPELAIVFGRTKRRVDELTEALNKRGYSAEGIHGDLPQSKRDMVLRAFKNNTIEVLVATDVAARGLDISGVSHVYNFDIPQDPESYVHRIGRTGRAGRTGYAVTFITPREIDHLYTIEKITKRKMVKRPVPSLNEAIEGQQRMALDKLLNVIEDGDIQIYKQTAMEMLEEHDSVSLLSAALKLLTKEPDSTPIELTFEPPLSVKKRRDNRFGDRRRPQRGSSNESRDKRRNGGNRSDKQRQGGGNRDMSYRAPKRMREDKKAR; this is translated from the coding sequence TTGACAACATTCAGTGAATTAGGTTTAAGTCCCGAATTGCTAAAATCAATTAACAATATGGGTTTTGAAGAAGCTACGCCGATCCAGCGTGATACGATTCCAACCGCTCTTAATGGAACGGATCTTATCGGACAGGCTCAAACAGGAACAGGAAAAACCGCTGCTTTCGGTATTCCGTTGATCGAAAAGATCGACGTAAAAGCCCGTAAAATTCAAGGAATCGTTCTTGCTCCAACACGTGAACTCGCAGTTCAGGTCGGTGAAGAACTAAACAAGATTGGCCAATTTAAGGGGATTAAAACCCTTCCGATCTATGGTGGACAATCGATCGTCAGACAGATCAAAGCACTAAAAAACAATCCGCATATTATTGTGGGTACACCAGGTCGTGTGATTGACCATATCAACAGAAAAACATTAAAGCTTGAAGACGTTCATACTGTTGTTCTTGATGAAGCAGATGAAATGCTAAACATGGGCTTTATCGAAGACATTGAAACAATCCTTGAAAATGTCCCGACTGAGCGCCATACGATGCTCTTCTCTGCTACAATGCCGAAACAGATTCAAAAGCTTGCTGAGCGTTTCATGAAAGATGTACTTGTCATTCGTGTGAAAGCAAGTGAGATGACGGTTAAAAGCATTGAACAAGAGTATGTAGAAGTTAAAGAAAAACAAAAGTTTGATGCTCTTACCCGATTGCTTGATATTCAATCTCCAGAGCTTGCCATCGTTTTCGGCCGTACAAAGCGCCGTGTCGATGAATTGACTGAAGCATTGAACAAGAGAGGCTATTCTGCTGAAGGAATCCATGGTGACCTTCCGCAATCGAAACGTGACATGGTTCTTCGCGCGTTTAAGAACAACACGATTGAAGTACTTGTCGCTACTGACGTTGCAGCTCGCGGATTAGACATCAGCGGTGTTTCTCACGTATATAACTTTGACATTCCACAGGATCCTGAAAGCTATGTTCACCGTATCGGACGTACAGGACGTGCGGGAAGAACAGGATATGCGGTTACGTTCATCACCCCTCGTGAGATCGATCACCTCTATACGATTGAAAAAATCACGAAGCGTAAAATGGTGAAACGTCCTGTTCCTTCACTTAACGAGGCGATTGAAGGCCAGCAGCGCATGGCGCTTGATAAGCTGCTTAACGTGATTGAAGATGGAGATATCCAAATCTATAAACAAACAGCGATGGAAATGCTTGAAGAGCATGATTCCGTATCCCTGTTGTCTGCAGCATTAAAACTGTTGACTAAAGAGCCGGATAGCACTCCGATCGAATTGACATTCGAACCGCCACTTTCGGTGAAAAAACGCCGTGACAACCGATTCGGAGACCGCCGACGCCCTCAGCGCGGCAGCAGCAACGAATCAAGAGACAAGAGAAGAAACGGAGGCAACCGCAGTGACAAACAGCGTCAAGGCGGCGGCAACCGAGACATGTCATACCGTGCGCCAAAACGCATGAGAGAAGATAAAAAAGCAAGATAA
- a CDS encoding GNAT family N-acetyltransferase, which yields MEMIGSTYTFNARNGEKITLRPVVMEDAGQIVDAVKEIVDAGEFLQKERPRTKSEEEDFISDCRMKGNMYTAIEKQGTVIGIARIIKGELTMKKHTGMFRTWINSKGQGLGIGKEVMDYSIQWGKENGLYKIWLTVFSENKIAIRLYEKAGFTVEGVQKGQVIINQELQDEWYMACFLKKESE from the coding sequence ATGGAAATGATCGGTTCAACCTATACATTTAATGCCAGGAACGGTGAAAAAATAACCTTGAGACCTGTTGTTATGGAAGATGCCGGGCAGATCGTTGATGCAGTAAAGGAAATCGTTGATGCAGGAGAATTTTTACAAAAAGAGAGGCCCCGCACAAAAAGTGAGGAAGAGGATTTTATCAGTGACTGCCGGATGAAAGGTAATATGTATACCGCCATCGAAAAACAGGGAACTGTGATCGGGATCGCCCGTATCATTAAAGGAGAACTTACGATGAAAAAACATACGGGGATGTTTAGAACGTGGATTAATTCAAAAGGACAGGGTTTAGGGATAGGCAAAGAGGTAATGGACTATTCCATCCAATGGGGGAAGGAGAACGGACTTTATAAGATCTGGCTGACTGTCTTCTCAGAAAACAAAATCGCCATCAGGCTTTATGAAAAAGCTGGCTTTACCGTGGAAGGCGTTCAAAAAGGACAAGTGATCATCAATCAAGAACTGCAGGATGAATGGTATATGGCCTGTTTCCTAAAAAAAGAAAGCGAGTAG
- a CDS encoding dynamin family protein, with amino-acid sequence MNRARITEQSEQQIKSAASSIAAAYRELKKLGSKGEAGAVLDLYEKVKTQQFAIAFCGHFSAGKSSMINELIGENILPSSPIPTSANVVKVQNGTPSAKILLRNKGIVSVDPPIDVSEIKKWAKNGEEIESIEINVDRTILPDRIAIYDTPGIDSTDDAHKVATESALHMADVVFYIMDYNHVLSQLNFTFIRLLKEQGKKLYLIVNQIDKHNEKEITFREFTDKIKSGFKSWDIEPEEIFFTTIMDRSHSGNQLQEIKTLFQKFYLAKEEWIQENAFSETERLIRKTVQTCLDLDEDRNREAFETAEGEDENASEQKAVHFLGKMETLEKDVVQKKADAAKRFKDILDNAILMPFQTRELAKNYIESRQDSFKVGVLFASKKTEAERNVRLHAFYESVQENIKTQINWHLKDYFHAHSAVMKEEPVLSLERLAALIKPGASLNGNYVLQYCNDVVEDIKRTFMSHYRPELDQITIETEKNAQAEIQQYKVLISEQENILAALRKTKEVRQKWISTESMLLDALYSEQNHAVAMEEADLVLAAQEAEVSKLTVEDLKKNANSSEETEILDNVPNGETAVNRAKTGGPSRLEDEAEKLESAAAILSRLELMKNRSDDMKRFSERLLNRDFTVSLFGAFSAGKSSFANALIGEELLPVSPNPTTATINRIVPPDQEHQHGTALIYFKKEQDLLDEINLSLSHFGKKAGNILEAIQAAGQIDSRKSSDKLRPHLQFLMAVHRGFSAIEKQMGTEMSISAAEFKAFVADEEKACFTESVSVYYDCALTKMGVTLVDTPGADSINARHTNVAFEFIKKSDAILYVTYYNHAFSAADREFLIQLGRVKDTFELDKMFFVINASDLAKDSEELIDVVEHVGDNLRRFGIRHPKLYPMSSYFSLLGQKPTGELSQEERNRLGSKYQELQGQELLQRTGFLPFMNAFMSFLKEDLADVLVNSAINQFQQSKFMLERLIDEAASSQKDRERKSQELKNTCTNMLQTMEGYSLQQKEELLQKEINELLFYVKQRVMLRFTEFFNEAFNSSVITGSVKEQKNALHESWKELHQRIQFDLHQESRATILRVEKYILYLLSEMHEEMDQALKRFNGPEYHMGKEDIQFKSLEIETKLHEAEGKETILKEFKNARHFFEEGGKKNIMEKMYTMMENPVQTFVDDSAGVFYTYYLSSFNDSVHSEISRRKGDAVLYYEGLLKALETPGLLETMKKSLLELNQL; translated from the coding sequence ATGAATAGAGCAAGAATCACCGAACAAAGTGAACAGCAAATAAAGAGTGCGGCTTCATCCATTGCCGCAGCTTACCGTGAATTAAAAAAACTCGGTTCTAAGGGCGAAGCTGGTGCGGTCTTGGATTTGTATGAAAAAGTGAAAACCCAGCAGTTTGCCATCGCGTTCTGCGGCCATTTTTCTGCCGGTAAATCCAGCATGATCAATGAGCTCATCGGGGAAAACATATTGCCCTCAAGCCCGATTCCAACAAGTGCAAATGTGGTGAAAGTCCAAAATGGAACCCCTTCAGCAAAAATCTTATTAAGAAACAAAGGAATAGTGAGTGTAGATCCACCTATTGACGTGTCAGAGATAAAAAAATGGGCAAAGAACGGCGAAGAGATCGAGAGTATTGAAATTAATGTGGACCGTACTATTCTTCCTGACCGAATCGCCATCTATGATACACCGGGCATTGATTCAACGGATGATGCCCATAAGGTTGCAACAGAATCTGCCCTTCATATGGCAGATGTCGTATTTTATATCATGGATTATAACCATGTTCTTTCACAGCTGAACTTTACCTTTATCCGGCTGCTGAAAGAACAGGGAAAGAAATTGTACCTGATCGTGAATCAGATCGATAAACACAATGAAAAAGAGATCACTTTCCGTGAATTTACAGACAAAATTAAGAGCGGATTCAAGAGCTGGGACATTGAACCGGAAGAGATCTTTTTTACCACCATCATGGATCGCAGCCATTCCGGGAACCAGCTTCAGGAGATCAAAACGCTCTTCCAAAAATTTTATTTGGCGAAGGAGGAATGGATTCAGGAAAACGCCTTCAGCGAAACTGAGCGCTTGATCAGAAAAACGGTACAAACTTGTCTTGACCTTGATGAAGACCGCAATAGAGAAGCATTTGAAACAGCTGAAGGTGAAGATGAAAACGCGAGTGAACAAAAAGCTGTTCATTTTCTTGGTAAAATGGAAACGTTGGAAAAAGATGTGGTTCAAAAGAAAGCGGATGCCGCGAAACGGTTTAAAGACATCCTGGACAACGCTATCCTTATGCCTTTTCAGACGAGAGAACTTGCCAAGAACTACATTGAGAGCCGGCAGGATAGTTTTAAAGTAGGCGTTCTGTTCGCCTCTAAAAAAACTGAAGCCGAACGAAATGTACGGCTTCATGCCTTTTATGAATCAGTGCAGGAGAACATAAAGACACAGATCAACTGGCATCTTAAAGATTACTTTCATGCACATTCCGCTGTAATGAAAGAAGAGCCGGTACTGAGTCTAGAACGGCTGGCTGCTCTTATCAAGCCTGGAGCTTCATTAAACGGCAATTATGTTTTGCAATACTGCAATGATGTCGTGGAAGATATTAAGCGTACTTTTATGTCGCATTACCGGCCGGAACTTGATCAGATCACTATTGAGACAGAAAAAAACGCGCAAGCAGAGATTCAACAGTACAAGGTGCTGATCTCAGAGCAGGAAAATATTTTAGCTGCACTGCGAAAAACAAAAGAAGTGAGACAAAAATGGATATCCACAGAAAGCATGCTTTTAGATGCCTTGTACAGTGAACAAAACCATGCTGTTGCGATGGAAGAAGCAGATCTCGTTCTTGCAGCACAAGAGGCGGAGGTTTCTAAACTTACCGTTGAAGACTTAAAGAAAAACGCCAATTCTTCAGAAGAAACCGAAATACTGGATAACGTCCCTAATGGAGAAACAGCAGTGAACCGCGCAAAGACCGGGGGGCCGTCCCGTCTTGAGGATGAAGCAGAAAAGCTTGAATCCGCAGCAGCCATCCTGTCCAGGCTTGAGTTGATGAAAAATCGTTCTGATGATATGAAACGTTTTTCAGAACGGCTTTTAAACCGAGATTTTACGGTCTCGCTGTTTGGTGCTTTTTCTGCTGGAAAATCATCGTTTGCCAATGCGCTGATCGGGGAAGAACTCTTGCCCGTTTCTCCGAATCCAACGACTGCCACGATCAATAGGATTGTTCCGCCTGATCAAGAGCATCAGCACGGCACAGCACTCATTTATTTTAAAAAAGAACAAGATCTTTTAGATGAGATCAACCTGTCACTGTCTCATTTTGGAAAAAAGGCAGGAAACATTCTCGAAGCCATACAGGCAGCGGGCCAGATTGACAGCCGAAAAAGCTCTGATAAGCTTCGTCCGCACCTTCAATTTTTAATGGCGGTCCATAGAGGGTTCAGTGCCATAGAAAAGCAGATGGGTACCGAAATGTCTATTTCCGCTGCAGAGTTTAAGGCATTCGTTGCCGATGAAGAAAAGGCATGTTTTACAGAAAGTGTATCGGTCTATTATGATTGCGCCCTGACAAAGATGGGGGTGACATTGGTGGATACACCGGGAGCTGACTCCATCAATGCCCGCCATACGAACGTCGCTTTTGAATTTATAAAAAAATCAGACGCCATACTTTATGTAACCTATTATAACCATGCATTCTCAGCCGCTGACCGTGAGTTTCTGATCCAGCTCGGACGTGTCAAAGACACCTTTGAACTGGATAAAATGTTCTTCGTGATCAATGCATCAGATCTGGCGAAGGATAGTGAAGAGCTCATCGATGTTGTGGAACACGTCGGTGATAATTTGCGCCGGTTCGGGATTAGACATCCAAAGCTGTATCCGATGTCGAGCTATTTTTCATTGCTGGGACAAAAACCAACGGGTGAACTGTCTCAGGAGGAACGAAACCGACTCGGAAGCAAATACCAAGAGTTACAAGGGCAGGAACTATTGCAGCGGACAGGATTCCTGCCGTTCATGAACGCCTTTATGTCCTTCTTAAAAGAAGACCTTGCAGATGTGCTGGTGAATTCAGCGATTAACCAATTCCAGCAATCCAAGTTTATGCTGGAGCGGCTGATCGACGAAGCAGCCTCCAGTCAAAAGGACCGTGAAAGAAAGTCACAAGAGCTTAAAAATACATGCACGAACATGCTGCAAACGATGGAAGGCTATTCTCTGCAGCAAAAAGAAGAGCTTTTGCAAAAAGAGATCAATGAGCTGCTGTTTTATGTAAAACAAAGAGTTATGCTTCGGTTTACCGAATTTTTCAATGAGGCATTCAACTCTTCTGTGATCACAGGATCGGTAAAAGAACAAAAGAACGCTTTGCATGAAAGCTGGAAAGAACTGCATCAGAGGATTCAATTTGATCTGCATCAGGAATCGAGGGCAACCATACTCAGGGTAGAAAAATACATTCTTTACTTGCTCAGTGAGATGCACGAGGAAATGGATCAGGCATTGAAAAGGTTTAATGGTCCGGAGTATCACATGGGTAAAGAGGATATTCAGTTCAAGAGCCTTGAAATTGAAACGAAGCTTCACGAGGCCGAGGGAAAAGAAACGATTCTTAAAGAATTTAAGAATGCACGTCATTTCTTTGAAGAAGGGGGAAAGAAAAACATCATGGAAAAGATGTACACCATGATGGAAAACCCGGTTCAAACTTTTGTGGATGATAGTGCAGGAGTGTTCTATACGTATTATCTTTCATCATTTAATGATTCTGTGCATTCCGAAATCAGCCGTAGAAAAGGAGATGCTGTTCTTTATTATGAAGGGCTGCTTAAAGCGCTTGAAACTCCCGGACTTCTGGAAACGATGAAGAAAAGCCTACTGGAACTGAATCAATTATAA